The Antarctobacter heliothermus genome includes a window with the following:
- the gcvPB gene encoding aminomethyl-transferring glycine dehydrogenase subunit GcvPB yields MTAPIKDYLKRSNGFQAAKWSEPVVMEMTGTGRRGVVFDDAPAPALPGKAGRKTAPALPELTEHDALRHYLHLSQMCLGMLGVSLFGTCTMKYNPRIGERAALEHLKDLHPLQDAESLQGILELYDNFSDFLCEVSGMYQFVFQAGGGADAAYTHACVTRAYHASRGELQQRDQIITTIQTHPCSPATANTAGFEVITLSLEENGYPSIEQLKSVVGPRTAALMVNNPDDMGIYNPDIKEWVKIVHEAGGLCFYDHANFNGVMSRLRARELGFDACMYMLHKTFGAPKGGGGPAVGAYGCAEHLVPFLPSPLVVKTGEGYVLDEDRPQSIGRVREFWGNAPQVLKAYAWARAMGAEGLREAADISVLSNNYMDHRLGQVKGVSRSNPGIDVPRMEMTRHSVEQVTQDTGCTIFEISNRMTDFGIDALWLSHEPWLVAEPFTPEAGELWSKDDIDYWIDVMEHVIGEAYADAEIVKTAPHNGPIKALTSALDDPAVWATTWRAYERKHLKKVAAE; encoded by the coding sequence ATGACCGCCCCGATCAAGGATTATCTCAAGCGTTCCAACGGGTTTCAGGCGGCCAAGTGGTCCGAACCGGTGGTAATGGAAATGACCGGCACCGGCCGTCGCGGCGTGGTGTTCGACGATGCGCCCGCCCCGGCGCTACCCGGCAAGGCGGGGCGCAAGACCGCACCGGCGCTGCCAGAGCTGACGGAACATGACGCGCTGCGCCATTACCTGCACCTGAGCCAGATGTGTCTGGGCATGTTGGGGGTGTCGCTGTTTGGCACCTGCACGATGAAATACAACCCCCGCATCGGTGAGCGGGCGGCGCTAGAGCATCTCAAGGATTTGCACCCGTTGCAGGACGCCGAAAGCCTGCAAGGCATTCTGGAGTTATACGACAACTTCAGCGATTTCCTGTGCGAAGTCAGCGGCATGTATCAGTTTGTCTTTCAGGCGGGGGGCGGCGCGGATGCGGCCTATACCCATGCCTGCGTGACGCGGGCCTATCATGCGTCGCGCGGTGAGTTGCAGCAGCGCGATCAGATCATCACCACGATCCAGACGCATCCCTGTTCGCCCGCCACAGCCAACACCGCCGGGTTTGAGGTGATCACGCTGTCGCTGGAGGAAAACGGGTATCCGTCCATCGAGCAGTTGAAATCGGTGGTCGGTCCGCGCACCGCCGCGCTGATGGTGAACAATCCCGACGACATGGGCATTTACAACCCGGACATAAAGGAATGGGTGAAGATCGTGCATGAGGCCGGGGGCCTGTGTTTTTACGATCATGCCAATTTCAACGGCGTGATGAGCCGCCTGCGCGCCCGCGAGCTGGGCTTTGATGCCTGTATGTACATGCTGCACAAGACATTCGGCGCGCCCAAGGGCGGCGGTGGCCCGGCTGTGGGCGCTTATGGCTGTGCCGAGCATCTGGTGCCGTTCCTGCCTTCGCCCTTGGTGGTGAAAACCGGTGAAGGTTATGTGCTGGACGAGGATCGCCCGCAAAGCATTGGCCGGGTGCGCGAATTCTGGGGCAACGCACCCCAGGTGTTGAAAGCCTATGCCTGGGCGCGGGCAATGGGGGCCGAAGGGCTGCGCGAGGCGGCGGATATTTCGGTGCTGTCGAACAACTACATGGATCACCGGCTGGGTCAGGTGAAAGGTGTAAGCCGATCCAACCCCGGCATCGATGTGCCGCGCATGGAAATGACCCGCCATTCGGTTGAGCAGGTGACGCAGGACACCGGCTGTACCATCTTTGAGATCTCAAACCGGATGACCGATTTTGGCATCGATGCGCTGTGGCTGAGTCATGAGCCGTGGTTGGTGGCGGAGCCCTTTACGCCCGAAGCCGGAGAGCTGTGGTCCAAGGACGACATCGACTATTGGATCGACGTGATGGAACACGTGATCGGGGAGGCCTATGCCGACGCCGAGATCGTCAAGACCGCGCCGCACAACGGGCCGATCAAGGCGCTGACCTCTGCGCTGGATGATCCGGCGGTCTGGGCAACGACCTGGCGCGCTTATGAGCGCAAGCATCTGAAGAAGGTCGCGGCGGAGTAG